A window of the Artemia franciscana chromosome 3, ASM3288406v1, whole genome shotgun sequence genome harbors these coding sequences:
- the LOC136025515 gene encoding craniofacial development protein 2-like, whose protein sequence is MLALELKRFGVAIAGVTEARLIGNDSEDIGEGYHLIWSGDQRTKTNGVALVLDSRTRRCLLSYEQISDRILTAHIQHKHGKWTIIVCYAPTNRLFSILVKVSPHDVLTLLGDFNGTVRDTDGVWNNVLGPVTPDLLNDNGLRLLQLCNIHDLVITNTLFKGKKFINIPGIAMTDEQERY, encoded by the coding sequence ATGCTTGCTCTAGAACTCAAGCGTTTTGGTGTGGCTATAGCAGGTGTAACTGAAGCTCGTCTTATTGGAAACGACTCTGAAGACATTGGTGAAGGCTATCACCTAATCTGGTCGGGTGATCAGAGAACCAAAACTAATGGAGTCGCACTTGTGCTAGACTCTCGGACTAGGAGGTGCCTCCTTTCTTACGAGCAAATATCAGACAGGATACTAACAGCGCATATCCAGCACAAACATGGAAAATGGACCATCATTGTCTGTTACGCCCCAACAAACCGGCTGTTTAGCATCCTAGTAAAAGTATCCCCTCATGACGTTTTAACCCTTCTTGGTGACTTCAACGGCACTGTCAGAGATACAGACGGCGTTTGGAACAATGTTCTAGGACCTGTAACACCAGACCTGTTGAACGACAATGGGCTAAGGCTCCTTCAGCTGTGCAACATACACGATCTCGTGATCACCAACacccttttcaaaggaaagaagTTCATAAATATACCTGGTATAGCAATGACGGACGAACaagaaagatattag